One window of the Saccopteryx bilineata isolate mSacBil1 chromosome 2, mSacBil1_pri_phased_curated, whole genome shotgun sequence genome contains the following:
- the TCHH gene encoding trichohyalin isoform X4, producing the protein MSPLLRSIFDITEVFNQYASHDCDGAALCKKDLKNLLEREFTAVLQRPHDPDTVDLILELLDRDCNGLVDFNEFLLFIFKMAQACYYALAEASGLEEKEAECEGKGNPLQDSRKEDQWRFEPRDRELEEGGRQKRQEQKRELAEEEEQREKQERREQRLQRRERETRGEEEEQQLRRQGRTPEEFSDPERRREMLEQRKGQRLDEQQRERQEEEQLARRERQELSSGRLEEEQLQRLRRGRLERLEQERRQQQLRREQDLSLEQEPRLEQKLKRQQEERREQGERRERGERRERGERREQERRLEQGLRREQGLRREQELRREQEPRLEQGLRREQERRLEQELRREQEPRLEQGLRREQEPRLEQELRREQELRREQELRREQEPRLEQELRREQELRREQEPRLEQELRREQELRREQEPRLEQELRREQELRREQLRREQEPRLEQELRREQERRELKLRREQERRGQELRREQEPLLERLRREQDERREQELRREQEERREQELRRDQEPLLEQLRRGQELRRGQELRREQELRREQEPLLEQLRLEQEERRERGQELRREREQELRREREQELRRERGQELRREQEPLLEQLRREQEERREQKLRREQEERREQKLRREQELRREQELRREQEPLSREQELRREQEKRREQKLRREQEPLLEQLRREQERRGQELRREQELRREQELRREQELRREQEPLLEQLRREQERRGQELRREQELRREQELRREQELRREQEPLFQMQEQERLEQELRREQEGRRKQELAEEEVQQEEARERGESRTLRWQRQLESEADARQSKVYSKARRQELQRLRQEQEEEEEKRLQEREQRLREREEDAQWQSQPLLEERDRRLRQEEEKQRYDLKWQAEEESEQRRQRLSARLALREQRDQQLRGDQRQKPEQLLGGEEQSRQRLAREQEQQFLEEEERLQEPNERERRYEELRRDQKWRWELEEENQRRRRYTLYAKPTQHEQLQQEKRLQELERQYQEEQQQRRQERDRKFREEERLLQEREEQLRRQARDRKFREEEQLLLEREEQLRRQARDRKFREEEQLLEEREEQLRRQARDRKFREEEQLLEEREEQLRRQARDRKFREEEQLLQEREEPQLRHYREFREEEPLLQEREEQLSRLERDGKFRAEEQLLQEREEQQLRRQERDRKFREEEPLLQEREEQLHRQARDRKFLEEKQLLQEWEEQQLRRDRKFDEEEQYLQEREEQLRRQARDRKFHEEEQLLQEREQRLRRRERDGKLHEEEQQLLDQDREQQLRQERERKFREGKQLLQEREEEQLRRREDQRRREEQELRRRQERDQQYREKEQFAREDKKRDQEQELRKEEQRRLQEQERKFREEEQLRRQQEEAQRRGQLWEKKDKGGQQIEEPGKRQFASVPVRSSPLYEYIQEQRSQYRP; encoded by the exons atgtctccacTTCTGAGAAGCATCTTTGATATCACTGAAGTGTTCAACCAATATGCCTCACATGATTGTGATGGGGCAGCACTATGCAAGAAAGACCTGAAGAACCTCCTTGAAAGAGAATTTACAGCTGTCCTTCAG AGACCACATGATCCTGACACGGTAGATCTGATCCTGGAACTTCTGGATCGCGACTGTAACGGGCTTGTGGATTTCAATGAGTTCCTTCTGTTCATTTTCAAAATGGCCCAAGCTTGTTATTACGCTCTCGCTGAGGCCTCAGGGCTAGAGGAAAAGGAAGCCGAGTGTGAGGGAAAGGGGAACCCGTTACAAGATTCCAGGAAAGAAGACCAATGGAGATTTGAGCCCCGGGACAGGGAGCTGGAAGAAGGCGGCAGGCAGAAGAGGCAGGAACAAAAGAGGGAGCTCGCTGAGGAAGAGGAgcaaagagaaaagcaagagagacGTGAGCAACGGCTGCAAAGGCGAGAACGGGAAACGCGCGGTGAGGAGGAAGAGCAGCAGCTGAGGCGCCAGGGGCGGACGCCTGAGGAGTTTTCCGACCCAGAGCGGAGGCGAGAAATGCTGGAGCAGCGAAAGGGCCAGCGCCTCGACGAGCAGCAGCGCGAGCGCCAGGAAGAGGAGCAACTAGCCCGGCGGGAACGGCAGGAGCTGAGCAGCGGGCgcctggaggaggagcagctgcaaAGGCTGAGGCGCGGGCGTCTGGAGCGCTTGGAGCAGGAAAGGCGCCAGCAGCAGCTGAGGCGCGAGCAAGACCTCTCGCTCGAGCAGGAACCGCGTTTGGAACAGAAGCTGAAGCGCCAGCAGGAAGAGAGGCGCGAGCAGGGGGAGAGGCGCGAGCGGGGGGAAAGGCGAGAGCGGGGGGAGAGGCGCGAGCAGGAGCGGCGCTTGGAGCAGGGGCTGAGGCGCGAGCAGGGGCTGAGGCGCGAGCAGGAGCTGAGGCGCGAGCAGGAGCCGCGCTTGGAGCAGGGACTGAGGCGCGAGCAGGAGCGGCGCTTGGAGCAGGAGCTGAGGCGCGAACAGGAACCGCGCTTGGAGCAGGGACTGAGGCGCGAGCAGGAGCCGCGCTTGGAGCAGGAACTGAGGCGCGAGCAGGAGCTGAGGCGCGAGCAGGAGCTGAGGCGCGAGCAGGAGCCGCGCTTAGAGCAGGAATTGAGGCGCGAGCAGGAGCTGAGGCGCGAGCAGGAGCCGCGCTTGGAGCAGGAATTGAGGCGCGAGCAGGAGCTGAGGCGCGAGCAGGAGCCGCGCTTGGAGCAGGAACTGAGGCGCGAGCAGGAGCTGAGGCGCGAGCAG CTGAGGCGCGAGCAGGAGCCGCGCTTGGAGCAGGAGCTGAGGCGCGAGCAGGAGAGGCGCGAGCTGAAGTTGAGGCGCGAGCAGGAGAGGCGTGGGCAGGAGCTGAGGCGCGAGCAGGAGCCGCTCTTGGAGCGGCTGAGGCGTGAGCAGGACGAGAGGCGTGAGCAGGAGCTGAGGCGCGAGCAGGAGGAGAGGCGTGAGCAGGAGCTGAGGCGCGATCAGGAGCCGCTCTTGGAGCAGCTGAGGCGTGGGCAGGAGCTGAGGCGTGGGCAGGAGCTGAGGCGTGAGCAAGAACTGAGGCGCGAACAGGAGCCGCTCTTGGAGCAGCTGAGGCTCGAGCAGGAGGAGAGGCGCGAGCGTGGGCAGGAGCTGAGGCGCGAGCGTGAGCAGGAGCTGAGGCGCGAGCGTGAGCAGGAGCTGAGGCGCGAGCGTGGGCAGGAGCTGAGGCGCGAGCAGGAGCCGCTCTTGGAGCAGCTGAGGCGCGAGCAGGAGGAGAGACGAGAGCAGAAGCTGAGGCGCGAGCAGGAGGAGAGACGAGAGCAGAAGCTGAGGCGCGAGCAGGAGCTGAGGCGTGAGCAGGAGCTGAG GCGCGAACAGGAGCCGCTGAGTCGTGAGCAGGAGCTGAGGCGCGAGCAGGAGAAGAGACGGGAGCAGAAGCTGAGGCGCGAGCAGGAGCCGCTCTTGGAGCAGCTGAGGCGCGAGCAGGAGAGGCGTGGGCAGGAGCTGAGGCGCGAGCAGGAGCTGAGGCGCGAGCAGGAGCTGAGGCGCGAGCAGGAGCTGAGGCGCGAGCAGGAGCCGCTCTTGGAGCAGCTGAGGCGCGAGCAGGAGAGGCGTGGGCAGGAGCTGAGGCGCGAGCAGGAGCTGAGGCGCGAGCAGGAGCTGAGGCGCGAGCAGG AGCTGAGGCGCGAGCAGGAGCCGCTCTTTCAGATGCAGGAGCAGGAGAGGCTGGAGCAAGAGCTGAGGCGGGAGCAAGAGGGGAGGCGCAAGCAGGAGCTGGCTGAGGAGGAAGTGCAGCAGGAAGAGGCCCGTGAGCGGGGCGAGAGCCGTACTTTGAGGTGGCAGAGGCAGCTGGAAAGTGAGGCTGACGCGCGTCAGAGCAAAGTTTACTCGAAGGCACGCAGGCAGGAACTGCAGAGGCTCCGCCAGGaacaagaggaagaggaggagaagcggCTCCAGGAGCGCGAGCAGCGGCTGCGAGAGCGGGAAGAGGATGCCCAGTGGCAGAGCCAGCCACTTCTGGAGGAGCGCGACAGGAGGCTGCGCCAGGAGGAGGAAAAACAGCGCTATGATCTCAAGtggcaggcagaggaagaaagtgaGCAGCGCCGTCAGAGGCTGTCGGCCAGACTTGCGTTGCGGGAGCAGCGGGACCAGCAGCTGAGGGGAGATCAGCGCCAGAAGCCAGAACAACTGCTCGGTGGGGAAGAGCAGAGCAGACAGCGACTGGCGAGGGAGCAGGAGCAGCAGTTCCTGGAGGAAGAAGAGCGCCTCCAAGAGCCTAATGAGAGGGAGCGGCGCTACGAGGAGCTGCGCCGAGACCAGAAATGGAGGTGGGAATTAGAGGAGGAAAACCAGAGACGCCGGCGATACACGTTGTATGCCAAGCCAACTCAACACGAGCAGCTGCAGCAGGAGAAGAGGCTCCAGGAACTGGAGAGACAGTATCAGGAGGAACAGCAGCAGCGTCGCCAGGAGCGAGACAGAAAATTCCGTGAGGAGGAACGGCTCCTCCAGGAGAGGGAAGAGCAGCTGCGCCGCCAGGCGCGCGACAGAAAGTTCCGTGAAGAGGAACAGCTCCTCCTAGAAAGGGAAGAGCAGCTGCGCCGCCAGGCGCGTGACAGAAAGTTCCGTGAAGAGGAACAGCTCCTCGAGGAACGGGAAGAACAACTGCGCCGCCAGGCGCGCGACAGAAAGTTCCGTGAAGAGGAACAGCTCCTCGAGGAACGGGAAGAACAACTGCGCCGCCAGGCGCGCGACAGAAAGTTCCGTGAAGAGGAACAGCTCCTCCAGGAACGAGAAGAACCGCAGCTGCGTCACTACAGAGAGTTCCGTGAGGAGGAACCGCTCCTCCAGGAAAGGGAAGAACAGCTGAGCCGCCTGGAACGAGACGGAAAATTCCGTGCGGAGGAACAGCTCCTCCAAGAAAGGGAAGAACAGCAGCTGCGTCGCCAAGAACGCGACAGAAAGTTCCGTGAGGAGGAACCGCTCCTCCAGGAAAGGGAAGAACAGCTGCACCGCCAGGCGCGCGACAGGAAGTTCCTTGAGGAGAAACAGCTTCTCCAGGAATGGGAAGAACAGCAGCTGCGTCGCGACAGAAAGTTTGATGAGGAAGAACAGTACCTTCAGGAAAGGGAAGAACAGTTGCGCCGCCAGGCGCGCGACAGAAAATTCCACGAGGAGGAACAGCTCCTCCAGGAACGGGAACAGCGGCTGCGTCGCCGAGAGCGTGACGGAAAGTTACATGAGGAGGAACAGCAACTGCTCGACCAGGATCGCGAGCAACAGCTTCGCCAGGAGCGCGAGAGAAAGTTCCGTGAAGGAAAACAGCTTCTTCAGGAACGGGAAGAAGAGCAGCTACGTCGCCGAGAAGATCAGCGGCGTCGGGAGGAGCAAGAATTGAGGCGCCGGCAGGAGCGAGACCAGCAGTACCGGGAGAAGGAACAGTTTGCCCGGGAGGATAAGAAGCGTGATCAGGAACAGGAACTGCGCAAAGAAGAGCAGAGACGCCTCcaagaacaggaaagaaaattcCGGGAAGAAGAGCAGCTCCGCCGCCAACAAGAGGAGGCACAGAGGCGTGGCCAACTCTGGGAGAAAAAAGACAAGGGCGGTCAGCAAATTGAGGAGCCTGGTAAGCGTCAGTTTGCCAGTGTCCCAGTGCGCTCCAGCCCTCTCTATGAGTACATCCAAGAGCAGAGATCCCAATACCGTCCTTAA
- the TCHH gene encoding trichohyalin isoform X1, whose product MSPLLRSIFDITEVFNQYASHDCDGAALCKKDLKNLLEREFTAVLQRPHDPDTVDLILELLDRDCNGLVDFNEFLLFIFKMAQACYYALAEASGLEEKEAECEGKGNPLQDSRKEDQWRFEPRDRELEEGGRQKRQEQKRELAEEEEQREKQERREQRLQRRERETRGEEEEQQLRRQGRTPEEFSDPERRREMLEQRKGQRLDEQQRERQEEEQLARRERQELSSGRLEEEQLQRLRRGRLERLEQERRQQQLRREQDLSLEQEPRLEQKLKRQQEERREQGERRERGERRERGERREQERRLEQGLRREQGLRREQELRREQEPRLEQGLRREQERRLEQELRREQEPRLEQGLRREQEPRLEQELRREQELRREQELRREQEPRLEQELRREQELRREQEPRLEQELRREQELRREQEPRLEQELRREQELRREQVPRLEQELRREQELRREQEPRLEQELRREQVPRLEQELRREQELRREQEPRLEQELRREQELRREQVPRLEQELRREQELRREQAPRLEQELRREQELRREQVPRLEQELRREQELRREQAPRLEQELRREQVPRLEQELRREQEPRLEQELRREQERRELKLRREQERRGQELRREQEPLLERLRREQDERREQELRREQEERREQELRRDQEPLLEQLRRGQELRRGQELRREQELRREQEPLLEQLRLEQEERRERGQELRREREQELRREREQELRRERGQELRREQEPLLEQLRREQEERREQKLRREQEERREQKLRREQELRREQELRREQEPLSREQELRREQEKRREQKLRREQEPLLEQLRREQERRGQELRREQELRREQELRREQELRREQEPLLEQLRREQERRGQELRREQELRREQELRREQELRREQEPLFQMQEQERLEQELRREQEGRRKQELAEEEVQQEEARERGESRTLRWQRQLESEADARQSKVYSKARRQELQRLRQEQEEEEEKRLQEREQRLREREEDAQWQSQPLLEERDRRLRQEEEKQRYDLKWQAEEESEQRRQRLSARLALREQRDQQLRGDQRQKPEQLLGGEEQSRQRLAREQEQQFLEEEERLQEPNERERRYEELRRDQKWRWELEEENQRRRRYTLYAKPTQHEQLQQEKRLQELERQYQEEQQQRRQERDRKFREEERLLQEREEQLRRQARDRKFREEEQLLLEREEQLRRQARDRKFREEEQLLEEREEQLRRQARDRKFREEEQLLEEREEQLRRQARDRKFREEEQLLQEREEPQLRHYREFREEEPLLQEREEQLSRLERDGKFRAEEQLLQEREEQQLRRQERDRKFREEEPLLQEREEQLHRQARDRKFLEEKQLLQEWEEQQLRRDRKFDEEEQYLQEREEQLRRQARDRKFHEEEQLLQEREQRLRRRERDGKLHEEEQQLLDQDREQQLRQERERKFREGKQLLQEREEEQLRRREDQRRREEQELRRRQERDQQYREKEQFAREDKKRDQEQELRKEEQRRLQEQERKFREEEQLRRQQEEAQRRGQLWEKKDKGGQQIEEPGKRQFASVPVRSSPLYEYIQEQRSQYRP is encoded by the exons atgtctccacTTCTGAGAAGCATCTTTGATATCACTGAAGTGTTCAACCAATATGCCTCACATGATTGTGATGGGGCAGCACTATGCAAGAAAGACCTGAAGAACCTCCTTGAAAGAGAATTTACAGCTGTCCTTCAG AGACCACATGATCCTGACACGGTAGATCTGATCCTGGAACTTCTGGATCGCGACTGTAACGGGCTTGTGGATTTCAATGAGTTCCTTCTGTTCATTTTCAAAATGGCCCAAGCTTGTTATTACGCTCTCGCTGAGGCCTCAGGGCTAGAGGAAAAGGAAGCCGAGTGTGAGGGAAAGGGGAACCCGTTACAAGATTCCAGGAAAGAAGACCAATGGAGATTTGAGCCCCGGGACAGGGAGCTGGAAGAAGGCGGCAGGCAGAAGAGGCAGGAACAAAAGAGGGAGCTCGCTGAGGAAGAGGAgcaaagagaaaagcaagagagacGTGAGCAACGGCTGCAAAGGCGAGAACGGGAAACGCGCGGTGAGGAGGAAGAGCAGCAGCTGAGGCGCCAGGGGCGGACGCCTGAGGAGTTTTCCGACCCAGAGCGGAGGCGAGAAATGCTGGAGCAGCGAAAGGGCCAGCGCCTCGACGAGCAGCAGCGCGAGCGCCAGGAAGAGGAGCAACTAGCCCGGCGGGAACGGCAGGAGCTGAGCAGCGGGCgcctggaggaggagcagctgcaaAGGCTGAGGCGCGGGCGTCTGGAGCGCTTGGAGCAGGAAAGGCGCCAGCAGCAGCTGAGGCGCGAGCAAGACCTCTCGCTCGAGCAGGAACCGCGTTTGGAACAGAAGCTGAAGCGCCAGCAGGAAGAGAGGCGCGAGCAGGGGGAGAGGCGCGAGCGGGGGGAAAGGCGAGAGCGGGGGGAGAGGCGCGAGCAGGAGCGGCGCTTGGAGCAGGGGCTGAGGCGCGAGCAGGGGCTGAGGCGCGAGCAGGAGCTGAGGCGCGAGCAGGAGCCGCGCTTGGAGCAGGGACTGAGGCGCGAGCAGGAGCGGCGCTTGGAGCAGGAGCTGAGGCGCGAACAGGAACCGCGCTTGGAGCAGGGACTGAGGCGCGAGCAGGAGCCGCGCTTGGAGCAGGAACTGAGGCGCGAGCAGGAGCTGAGGCGCGAGCAGGAGCTGAGGCGCGAGCAGGAGCCGCGCTTAGAGCAGGAATTGAGGCGCGAGCAGGAGCTGAGGCGCGAGCAGGAGCCGCGCTTGGAGCAGGAATTGAGGCGCGAGCAGGAGCTGAGGCGCGAGCAGGAGCCGCGCTTGGAGCAGGAACTGAGGCGCGAGCAGGAGCTGAGGCGCGAGCAGGTGCCGCGCTTAGAGCAGGAACTGAGGCGCGAGCAGGAGCTGAGGCGCGAGCAGGAGCCACGCTTGGAGCAGGAACTGAGGCGCGAGCAGGTGCCGCGCTTGGAGCAGGAACTGAGGCGCGAGCAGGAGCTGAGGCGCGAGCAGGAGCCGCGCTTAGAGCAGGAACTGAGGCGCGAGCAGGAGCTGAGGCGCGAGCAGGTGCCGCGCTTGGAGCAGGAACTGAGGCGCGAGCAGGAGCTGAGGCGCGAGCAGGCGCCGCGCTTGGAGCAGGAGCTGAGGCGCGAGCAGGAGCTGAGGCGCGAGCAGGTGCCGCGCTTGGAGCAGGAACTGAGGCGCGAGCAGGAGCTGAGACGCGAGCAGGCGCCGCGCTTGGAGCAGGAGCTGAGGCGCGAGCAGGTGCCGCGCTTGGAGCAGGAGCTGAGGCGCGAGCAGGAGCCGCGCTTGGAGCAGGAGCTGAGGCGCGAGCAGGAGAGGCGCGAGCTGAAGTTGAGGCGCGAGCAGGAGAGGCGTGGGCAGGAGCTGAGGCGCGAGCAGGAGCCGCTCTTGGAGCGGCTGAGGCGTGAGCAGGACGAGAGGCGTGAGCAGGAGCTGAGGCGCGAGCAGGAGGAGAGGCGTGAGCAGGAGCTGAGGCGCGATCAGGAGCCGCTCTTGGAGCAGCTGAGGCGTGGGCAGGAGCTGAGGCGTGGGCAGGAGCTGAGGCGTGAGCAAGAACTGAGGCGCGAACAGGAGCCGCTCTTGGAGCAGCTGAGGCTCGAGCAGGAGGAGAGGCGCGAGCGTGGGCAGGAGCTGAGGCGCGAGCGTGAGCAGGAGCTGAGGCGCGAGCGTGAGCAGGAGCTGAGGCGCGAGCGTGGGCAGGAGCTGAGGCGCGAGCAGGAGCCGCTCTTGGAGCAGCTGAGGCGCGAGCAGGAGGAGAGACGAGAGCAGAAGCTGAGGCGCGAGCAGGAGGAGAGACGAGAGCAGAAGCTGAGGCGCGAGCAGGAGCTGAGGCGTGAGCAGGAGCTGAG GCGCGAACAGGAGCCGCTGAGTCGTGAGCAGGAGCTGAGGCGCGAGCAGGAGAAGAGACGGGAGCAGAAGCTGAGGCGCGAGCAGGAGCCGCTCTTGGAGCAGCTGAGGCGCGAGCAGGAGAGGCGTGGGCAGGAGCTGAGGCGCGAGCAGGAGCTGAGGCGCGAGCAGGAGCTGAGGCGCGAGCAGGAGCTGAGGCGCGAGCAGGAGCCGCTCTTGGAGCAGCTGAGGCGCGAGCAGGAGAGGCGTGGGCAGGAGCTGAGGCGCGAGCAGGAGCTGAGGCGCGAGCAGGAGCTGAGGCGCGAGCAGG AGCTGAGGCGCGAGCAGGAGCCGCTCTTTCAGATGCAGGAGCAGGAGAGGCTGGAGCAAGAGCTGAGGCGGGAGCAAGAGGGGAGGCGCAAGCAGGAGCTGGCTGAGGAGGAAGTGCAGCAGGAAGAGGCCCGTGAGCGGGGCGAGAGCCGTACTTTGAGGTGGCAGAGGCAGCTGGAAAGTGAGGCTGACGCGCGTCAGAGCAAAGTTTACTCGAAGGCACGCAGGCAGGAACTGCAGAGGCTCCGCCAGGaacaagaggaagaggaggagaagcggCTCCAGGAGCGCGAGCAGCGGCTGCGAGAGCGGGAAGAGGATGCCCAGTGGCAGAGCCAGCCACTTCTGGAGGAGCGCGACAGGAGGCTGCGCCAGGAGGAGGAAAAACAGCGCTATGATCTCAAGtggcaggcagaggaagaaagtgaGCAGCGCCGTCAGAGGCTGTCGGCCAGACTTGCGTTGCGGGAGCAGCGGGACCAGCAGCTGAGGGGAGATCAGCGCCAGAAGCCAGAACAACTGCTCGGTGGGGAAGAGCAGAGCAGACAGCGACTGGCGAGGGAGCAGGAGCAGCAGTTCCTGGAGGAAGAAGAGCGCCTCCAAGAGCCTAATGAGAGGGAGCGGCGCTACGAGGAGCTGCGCCGAGACCAGAAATGGAGGTGGGAATTAGAGGAGGAAAACCAGAGACGCCGGCGATACACGTTGTATGCCAAGCCAACTCAACACGAGCAGCTGCAGCAGGAGAAGAGGCTCCAGGAACTGGAGAGACAGTATCAGGAGGAACAGCAGCAGCGTCGCCAGGAGCGAGACAGAAAATTCCGTGAGGAGGAACGGCTCCTCCAGGAGAGGGAAGAGCAGCTGCGCCGCCAGGCGCGCGACAGAAAGTTCCGTGAAGAGGAACAGCTCCTCCTAGAAAGGGAAGAGCAGCTGCGCCGCCAGGCGCGTGACAGAAAGTTCCGTGAAGAGGAACAGCTCCTCGAGGAACGGGAAGAACAACTGCGCCGCCAGGCGCGCGACAGAAAGTTCCGTGAAGAGGAACAGCTCCTCGAGGAACGGGAAGAACAACTGCGCCGCCAGGCGCGCGACAGAAAGTTCCGTGAAGAGGAACAGCTCCTCCAGGAACGAGAAGAACCGCAGCTGCGTCACTACAGAGAGTTCCGTGAGGAGGAACCGCTCCTCCAGGAAAGGGAAGAACAGCTGAGCCGCCTGGAACGAGACGGAAAATTCCGTGCGGAGGAACAGCTCCTCCAAGAAAGGGAAGAACAGCAGCTGCGTCGCCAAGAACGCGACAGAAAGTTCCGTGAGGAGGAACCGCTCCTCCAGGAAAGGGAAGAACAGCTGCACCGCCAGGCGCGCGACAGGAAGTTCCTTGAGGAGAAACAGCTTCTCCAGGAATGGGAAGAACAGCAGCTGCGTCGCGACAGAAAGTTTGATGAGGAAGAACAGTACCTTCAGGAAAGGGAAGAACAGTTGCGCCGCCAGGCGCGCGACAGAAAATTCCACGAGGAGGAACAGCTCCTCCAGGAACGGGAACAGCGGCTGCGTCGCCGAGAGCGTGACGGAAAGTTACATGAGGAGGAACAGCAACTGCTCGACCAGGATCGCGAGCAACAGCTTCGCCAGGAGCGCGAGAGAAAGTTCCGTGAAGGAAAACAGCTTCTTCAGGAACGGGAAGAAGAGCAGCTACGTCGCCGAGAAGATCAGCGGCGTCGGGAGGAGCAAGAATTGAGGCGCCGGCAGGAGCGAGACCAGCAGTACCGGGAGAAGGAACAGTTTGCCCGGGAGGATAAGAAGCGTGATCAGGAACAGGAACTGCGCAAAGAAGAGCAGAGACGCCTCcaagaacaggaaagaaaattcCGGGAAGAAGAGCAGCTCCGCCGCCAACAAGAGGAGGCACAGAGGCGTGGCCAACTCTGGGAGAAAAAAGACAAGGGCGGTCAGCAAATTGAGGAGCCTGGTAAGCGTCAGTTTGCCAGTGTCCCAGTGCGCTCCAGCCCTCTCTATGAGTACATCCAAGAGCAGAGATCCCAATACCGTCCTTAA